One region of Bosea sp. 29B genomic DNA includes:
- a CDS encoding NAD(P)/FAD-dependent oxidoreductase yields MSTSRRTFLTGLAAAGSFVIASPAVLGQGKPRVVVIGGGAGGATAARYIAKDSNGAIAVTLVEENEVYQTCFHSNLFIGGFKSYDEISHRYDALAKNHGITLARARATQIDRDKKEVVLSTGDRLPYDRLVVSPGIDLKYDSVPGWSKEVEEAMPHGWKPGRQTQLIRQKLDAVPNGGTIVMIAPPNPYRCPPGPYERASMFAHVLKASGKRDCKIFILDPKDSFSKQGVFQEGWEKHYGAMIEWLGPKVHDGIKSVDPKTNTVVTGFETYKDSAFVNVIPAQMAGEIARSAGLAPAGGYCTIDPASMKSAADPSIFVLGDACIGGDMPKSAFSANSQAKVAAMVIRGELAGGRTFPARYINTCWSLIETDDTIKVGGRYEPKDGKIAASETFVSQPRESAELRKENQAENIGWYAAITADMFS; encoded by the coding sequence CGGCGGCGCGACCGCGGCGAGGTACATCGCCAAGGACTCGAACGGCGCCATCGCGGTGACGCTGGTCGAGGAGAACGAGGTCTACCAGACCTGCTTCCACTCCAACCTCTTCATCGGCGGCTTCAAGAGCTACGATGAGATCAGCCATCGCTATGACGCTCTGGCGAAGAACCATGGCATCACGCTGGCCCGCGCCCGCGCCACCCAGATCGACCGCGACAAGAAGGAGGTCGTGCTCTCCACCGGCGATCGCCTGCCTTATGACCGGCTCGTCGTCTCGCCCGGCATCGACCTGAAATACGATTCCGTCCCTGGCTGGTCGAAGGAGGTCGAGGAGGCGATGCCGCATGGCTGGAAGCCCGGCCGGCAGACGCAGTTGATCAGGCAGAAGCTCGACGCGGTGCCGAACGGCGGCACGATCGTGATGATCGCCCCGCCCAACCCCTATCGCTGCCCGCCCGGCCCCTATGAGCGCGCCTCGATGTTCGCGCATGTGCTCAAGGCGAGCGGCAAGCGCGATTGCAAGATCTTCATCCTCGACCCGAAGGACAGCTTCTCGAAGCAGGGCGTCTTCCAGGAGGGCTGGGAGAAGCATTACGGCGCGATGATCGAATGGCTCGGGCCGAAGGTGCATGACGGCATCAAATCGGTCGATCCCAAGACCAACACCGTCGTCACCGGCTTCGAGACCTACAAGGACAGCGCCTTCGTCAACGTCATCCCGGCCCAGATGGCCGGCGAGATCGCCCGCTCGGCGGGCCTGGCGCCGGCCGGCGGCTACTGCACCATCGATCCGGCCTCGATGAAGTCGGCCGCCGATCCCAGCATCTTCGTGCTTGGCGATGCCTGCATCGGCGGCGACATGCCGAAATCCGCCTTCTCGGCCAACAGCCAGGCCAAGGTCGCGGCGATGGTGATCCGCGGCGAGCTCGCGGGCGGCCGTACTTTCCCGGCGCGTTACATCAATACCTGCTGGTCGCTGATCGAGACCGACGACACCATCAAGGTCGGCGGTCGCTATGAGCCGAAGGACGGCAAGATCGCGGCAAGCGAAACCTTCGTCTCGCAGCCGCGCGAAAGTGCCGAACTGCGCAAGGAGAACCAGGCCGAGAACATCGGCTGGTACGCCGCGATCACCGCCGACATGTTCAGCTGA